Proteins found in one Flexistipes sp. genomic segment:
- a CDS encoding TraU family protein produces MHKSKKIIIIAIILSVFISMPRKSHSAGCVPMFNPISNVDWSMFVREFRFLGICACGDPVPRVGLKIQYAEPIALIETTQKPFFFPSFNIDLGMASGLYKVGSQMGDSGSSVNSHFVWYPVFWVLNILSDVLCMQADPTSIDFGYLSEVDPTWTYDELNHFIQPEKLLFANPIAQSACLADCAASTFQKPLNLMFWCAGCWGGIFPDSGNVQEQKQNDIVQSNLIATRIIDKMHNAFLLWATSPGETVGLSEIPDSICQPMPFPRIIKTQYWLQPACPVTRNAYAIGTIPPVFEAFAKSPGYEDYVHVLWRKRVCCLL; encoded by the coding sequence ATGCACAAGAGTAAGAAAATTATCATAATTGCAATTATTTTATCTGTTTTTATTTCCATGCCTCGTAAATCCCATTCCGCCGGATGTGTGCCTATGTTTAACCCTATCTCAAATGTTGATTGGAGTATGTTTGTTAGGGAGTTTAGATTTTTAGGTATTTGTGCTTGTGGTGATCCTGTACCAAGAGTAGGCTTAAAGATACAATATGCAGAGCCAATAGCGTTAATTGAAACAACTCAGAAGCCTTTTTTCTTCCCTTCGTTTAATATTGATTTAGGTATGGCTTCAGGCCTTTATAAGGTTGGAAGTCAGATGGGCGACAGTGGAAGTTCAGTAAATTCGCATTTTGTATGGTATCCGGTGTTCTGGGTCTTAAATATATTATCTGATGTTCTATGTATGCAGGCTGATCCCACCTCTATTGACTTCGGTTATTTGTCCGAAGTTGACCCGACTTGGACATATGATGAATTAAATCACTTCATACAGCCGGAGAAACTATTATTTGCCAACCCTATTGCTCAGTCAGCATGTTTGGCAGATTGTGCAGCTTCTACATTTCAAAAACCTCTTAACCTAATGTTTTGGTGTGCAGGCTGTTGGGGCGGTATATTTCCAGATAGTGGCAATGTTCAGGAACAAAAGCAGAACGACATAGTGCAATCTAATCTTATAGCAACAAGAATAATTGATAAAATGCACAATGCTTTTTTATTGTGGGCTACTAGTCCCGGTGAAACAGTTGGCTTGTCTGAAATACCTGATTCAATATGCCAGCCTATGCCTTTTCCCAGGATAATAAAGACTCAATACTGGCTACAGCCCGCATGTCCTGTAACACGAAATGCATATGCAATAGGTACTATACCACCCGTTTTTGAAGCTTTTGCAAAATCTCCGGGCTATGAGGATTACGTTCATGTCTTATGGAGGAAAAGAGTATGCTGTCTATTATAA
- a CDS encoding TrbI F-type domain-containing protein yields the protein MAEENIKSKPSENGKKNSSKDSNKKGVGITFYIFAVIASALIVAVGITQYRMFYFKKDIHQNIATVNTTALIQEFRLNSVESLKQNKQTSISKNELKNYLNDMQEIVDGMSKKYGVVLLEKGAVISKGFVDLTPELRKRMVDRGYEFLEE from the coding sequence ATGGCGGAAGAAAATATCAAATCAAAACCGTCGGAAAACGGTAAAAAAAATAGCAGCAAAGACAGTAACAAGAAAGGGGTTGGAATAACTTTTTATATTTTCGCTGTGATCGCTTCAGCTCTAATCGTTGCAGTCGGCATCACCCAATATCGTATGTTTTATTTCAAAAAGGACATTCATCAAAACATCGCAACGGTTAACACTACCGCTCTCATTCAGGAGTTTAGGCTTAATTCAGTTGAATCGCTAAAGCAAAACAAGCAAACAAGCATCTCTAAAAACGAGTTAAAAAATTATCTAAATGACATGCAGGAAATCGTTGACGGTATGTCTAAGAAGTATGGAGTTGTTTTGCTTGAAAAAGGTGCAGTTATAAGCAAAGGCTTCGTCGACTTAACGCCGGAACTTAGGAAAAGAATGGTAGACAGAGGATATGAGTTTTTAGAGGAGTGA
- the traN gene encoding conjugal transfer protein TraN: protein MKYIVYALILFFVAGANVYANDEWQCIEHGDVCVHSIDDDCVEWKYDVCKKYTRKVKQYSAGCDLSNIMEMINQEHCNVVIKCNDPISVVGTCERGSGCYPGHYIDTCPSGYDLRNTGNVEQRDCAQYGQQGTMTVQKFEYGHFAGGSAMTLQGGGVTCQKYYSPRQAPSCAERLSNGERPSKCYVNECADLAKNPRCTRVDDLGTTEYGNEPDVLSTDCVWIYNPGTGGAICTDDPNKIANLTDKDRLYDVKIEKYQCESTDVRNCQDKQYKMVCPDGSETLCQSKKTCLERQETTITETVEQSYTLTRDYTSETCIVENNGCNVYANDERCVAIQSSSSPPINMIGGTGNLSTGGGGKVIVTLGKIGDNYWSGWCSIYEREYKIEITDIDRIISAKLTTAKWDDFIEIYVNNNLVYDGTYSSVQGQFPPENPNGCWDPSTSWTVNPNVDILPYLKNGVNVLKIRISVADGGEGYAFFELKTGTQRTYNCYENYDTSNIDDSCTGQGEPLCRYWQKDIVDETKAVCSKAEFYYECEQKVTENKCVDYKEEIICQDQAISLPNVQMRNDNMTGFAESLGILGMLDDINSIWSGEYQYCSYGYFVNGYAGVYCDNCEGEGGFLCFKKKPEQQKAYEMNEKGLCHYLETDCTNEIDLGFDEICIEHTRKYCCYDSKLARVIVEQAYQQLGKSWSSGCNGLTVDDLNELDFSKMDFSEIEADIKSKIDSRTNKIDSTIKSRIENYYNDFTSQMDAQGAHPQDPDNK from the coding sequence ATGAAATATATTGTATATGCTCTAATATTATTTTTTGTTGCAGGAGCTAATGTCTATGCAAATGACGAATGGCAGTGCATTGAACATGGAGATGTTTGCGTACATTCGATAGACGATGACTGCGTTGAGTGGAAATATGATGTATGTAAAAAATATACAAGAAAGGTTAAGCAATATTCAGCCGGTTGTGATCTTTCTAATATTATGGAAATGATTAATCAGGAACATTGCAATGTTGTTATTAAGTGCAACGACCCTATTAGTGTTGTAGGTACATGCGAAAGAGGCTCAGGATGTTATCCCGGACATTATATAGATACCTGCCCTTCCGGGTATGATCTTAGAAATACAGGAAATGTTGAGCAAAGAGACTGTGCACAGTATGGACAACAAGGTACTATGACTGTTCAAAAATTTGAGTACGGGCATTTTGCTGGTGGCTCAGCTATGACACTGCAAGGTGGTGGTGTTACTTGTCAAAAGTATTATAGTCCCAGACAAGCCCCTTCTTGTGCTGAAAGACTATCCAATGGTGAAAGACCTTCAAAGTGTTATGTCAACGAATGTGCTGATTTAGCAAAAAATCCCAGATGCACAAGAGTAGATGATTTAGGAACAACGGAGTATGGAAATGAGCCTGATGTTTTATCAACTGATTGTGTATGGATATATAACCCTGGAACCGGTGGTGCTATATGCACGGATGACCCTAATAAAATTGCCAATCTGACAGATAAAGATAGGCTTTATGATGTTAAAATAGAAAAATATCAGTGTGAAAGCACAGATGTTAGAAATTGCCAAGATAAACAATACAAAATGGTATGTCCAGACGGTTCAGAAACACTTTGTCAAAGTAAAAAAACTTGCCTTGAAAGGCAAGAAACTACAATTACCGAGACTGTTGAACAATCTTACACTCTTACAAGAGATTATACTTCAGAGACCTGTATTGTAGAAAATAATGGCTGTAATGTTTATGCAAATGACGAGAGGTGTGTGGCTATACAATCCAGCTCATCTCCACCTATTAATATGATAGGTGGAACAGGCAACTTAAGCACAGGGGGAGGCGGTAAAGTAATAGTTACTTTAGGTAAAATAGGAGATAATTACTGGTCAGGATGGTGCAGTATATATGAAAGAGAATACAAAATTGAAATAACAGATATAGATAGGATCATCTCTGCAAAACTTACTACTGCCAAATGGGATGATTTCATTGAAATATATGTTAACAACAATTTGGTTTATGATGGCACATATAGTAGTGTTCAAGGACAATTTCCACCAGAAAACCCTAATGGATGTTGGGACCCTTCTACAAGTTGGACAGTTAACCCAAATGTTGACATTCTTCCCTACTTAAAAAATGGTGTGAATGTTCTTAAGATAAGGATTTCAGTGGCTGACGGAGGGGAGGGGTATGCTTTTTTTGAATTGAAGACAGGTACGCAAAGGACTTATAACTGCTATGAAAACTACGATACTTCAAACATAGATGATAGCTGTACTGGGCAGGGAGAGCCTTTGTGCCGCTATTGGCAAAAAGATATTGTTGATGAAACCAAAGCAGTATGCTCCAAAGCGGAATTTTATTATGAGTGTGAGCAGAAAGTCACCGAAAATAAATGCGTTGACTACAAAGAAGAAATTATTTGCCAAGACCAAGCAATATCTCTGCCTAATGTGCAAATGAGAAATGATAACATGACCGGATTTGCAGAATCTTTAGGAATATTAGGGATGTTGGATGATATCAATTCGATCTGGAGTGGTGAATATCAATATTGTTCATACGGTTATTTTGTGAACGGATATGCCGGAGTTTATTGTGACAACTGCGAAGGTGAAGGCGGATTCCTTTGTTTTAAGAAAAAGCCTGAACAGCAAAAAGCTTATGAAATGAACGAAAAAGGCTTGTGCCATTATCTTGAGACAGATTGCACCAATGAGATTGATCTTGGTTTTGATGAAATCTGTATAGAGCATACGAGAAAATACTGCTGTTACGACTCTAAGCTCGCCAGAGTTATTGTTGAGCAGGCTTATCAACAGTTAGGCAAAAGCTGGAGCAGTGGATGCAACGGCTTAACTGTAGATGATTTGAATGAACTTGATTTTAGCAAAATGGATTTTTCAGAAATAGAAGCAGATATAAAGTCTAAAATTGACTCAAGAACCAATAAAATTGATAGCACGATAAAAAGTAGAATAGAAAATTATTACAATGATTTCACAAGTCAAATGGATGCCCAGGGAGCTCATCCTCAAGACCCTGATAATAAGTAG
- a CDS encoding MbcA/ParS/Xre antitoxin family protein, translating to MLANEKENFPDNIDKDKLNRVALKTFFNICKQWGIDNYKDQMILLGLSSESTFYKWKNNLNGKLSKDTLERISYIMGIYKALQILLPYSAKNWVKTKNPVFDNTSPLKVMLHGNVADLFIIRNYLDAERGSLYE from the coding sequence ATGTTAGCAAACGAAAAGGAAAATTTTCCTGATAATATTGACAAAGACAAGCTAAACCGTGTGGCTCTAAAAACTTTTTTTAATATCTGCAAACAATGGGGTATTGATAACTACAAAGACCAGATGATACTTCTTGGCTTATCTTCTGAATCCACATTTTATAAATGGAAAAACAATCTAAACGGTAAACTTAGCAAAGATACTTTGGAAAGAATTTCTTATATAATGGGTATATACAAGGCTTTGCAAATTTTACTTCCCTACTCAGCAAAAAACTGGGTCAAAACCAAAAACCCCGTATTTGATAACACATCACCGCTAAAAGTAATGTTGCACGGAAATGTAGCCGACTTATTCATTATCAGGAATTATCTTGATGCTGAGCGGGGCAGTTTGTATGAGTGA
- a CDS encoding metal-dependent hydrolase produces the protein MGSHKAINGSLSVFLGFDIAGIALTVLGGILPDLLDRIIAGNNEWTFLRVHRTITHWWLLWAVILFLCYSQVFPVIFQINTSEIIWYLSFGSLLHIAFDSFTKSGVPFLNPFKQSIGFHLFLVGSAAEYALVAILSATFLYFGVGR, from the coding sequence ATGGGTTCCCACAAAGCAATTAACGGTTCACTTTCAGTATTTCTCGGTTTTGATATAGCCGGTATAGCCTTAACGGTACTCGGTGGAATATTACCTGATTTGCTGGACAGGATAATAGCCGGAAATAACGAGTGGACATTTCTCAGAGTACATCGGACAATTACGCATTGGTGGCTATTGTGGGCTGTAATCTTGTTTCTGTGCTATAGTCAGGTATTTCCTGTTATTTTCCAAATAAACACATCTGAGATCATCTGGTATCTTTCATTCGGCAGTTTGCTCCATATCGCTTTTGACAGCTTCACAAAAAGCGGAGTGCCTTTTCTCAATCCTTTCAAACAATCAATAGGTTTTCACTTGTTCTTAGTAGGTTCAGCTGCAGAATATGCACTTGTTGCCATATTGTCTGCAACCTTCTTATATTTTGGGGTAGGGCGATGA
- a CDS encoding conjugal transfer protein TraH, whose product MFNKIVSIFMIIVVLSVTSIPSSPFIGVANAGIESDMEGFLDEMNVMSNIQMPGAFEAGGRNIYSGGSMSMRIDTSTPPIMTFQPPSLRISCSGLDFNAGLISVLNLDMIQNLLEQGGTSLAWGLLIGLAYSLPTVSNVFEKIQKYTRWLQQLQGNACQIGKNLGASLGGAIRESFQSKQKSEAVASGSAGTTMEAQADIWDSPSKFARSSRGNLVYDALADLGIMDDETIKAAMGIFGTIEWFPQTDKSGDCSPDNPEEVNIIHRVYTPAMSTKTSDIIEAFVNGGEIDTYSCSAHCAALGILSTSCTALAPTTIHINGFREEIYDTLYSAIEHLADGEGLTTMEQQYINAPVMPNFTDMILYLTTQYRQNKPILADLQAISEYYSYWMLEYMLSYVNNAIHKSKPILLSSKEVPSRLTDEIEDFYATYRKASVDINKVFREARERFIKEISLSQQLAGMSILKGKNIIANMGTINLGGSLSGMSK is encoded by the coding sequence ATGTTCAATAAAATTGTTTCAATTTTTATGATTATTGTTGTTCTATCTGTAACCTCCATTCCTTCTTCACCTTTTATAGGAGTTGCAAACGCAGGTATAGAAAGTGATATGGAAGGTTTTCTTGATGAAATGAATGTTATGTCAAATATACAAATGCCAGGAGCTTTTGAAGCCGGAGGTAGAAATATATATTCCGGCGGCTCAATGAGTATGAGAATAGACACATCTACACCTCCAATTATGACATTTCAGCCACCGTCGCTTCGTATTTCATGTTCAGGTTTGGATTTTAATGCTGGTCTTATCTCTGTTCTTAACTTGGATATGATACAAAATTTACTTGAACAGGGTGGGACTTCATTAGCTTGGGGTCTTTTGATAGGATTAGCCTATTCTCTTCCCACAGTTTCAAACGTTTTTGAAAAAATACAGAAATATACTCGTTGGTTACAACAGTTGCAAGGTAATGCATGTCAAATTGGCAAAAATCTTGGAGCTTCACTTGGAGGAGCCATAAGAGAAAGTTTTCAGTCTAAACAGAAGTCGGAAGCAGTAGCAAGCGGTTCTGCTGGTACTACAATGGAAGCTCAAGCTGATATTTGGGACAGCCCAAGTAAATTTGCAAGAAGCTCAAGAGGCAATCTTGTTTATGATGCACTTGCTGATTTAGGTATTATGGATGATGAAACAATAAAAGCTGCAATGGGCATATTTGGAACAATCGAGTGGTTTCCTCAAACTGATAAATCAGGTGACTGTAGCCCCGATAACCCCGAAGAAGTAAATATAATCCATCGTGTTTATACGCCCGCAATGTCAACAAAAACAAGTGACATCATAGAAGCTTTTGTGAATGGAGGTGAAATTGACACATATAGTTGCTCAGCTCATTGTGCCGCTTTGGGTATTTTAAGCACATCCTGTACTGCGTTAGCTCCAACAACAATTCATATAAACGGCTTCAGAGAGGAAATATATGATACCCTATATTCTGCAATTGAGCATCTTGCAGATGGTGAGGGGCTTACCACAATGGAACAGCAATATATTAATGCCCCAGTTATGCCCAATTTTACGGATATGATTCTTTACCTTACTACTCAATACCGTCAAAATAAGCCGATATTAGCAGATTTACAGGCTATTTCCGAATATTACTCATACTGGATGTTAGAATATATGCTGTCATACGTAAACAATGCTATCCACAAAAGTAAACCGATTTTATTGTCATCAAAAGAAGTACCTTCAAGACTTACAGATGAAATTGAAGATTTTTATGCAACATACCGCAAAGCAAGCGTGGATATTAATAAGGTTTTTAGAGAGGCGAGAGAGAGGTTTATTAAAGAAATATCTCTTTCTCAACAATTAGCCGGTATGTCGATACTAAAAGGTAAAAACATCATCGCTAATATGGGGACAATCAATCTTGGTGGCAGTTTGTCTGGAATGAGTAAATAG
- a CDS encoding TrbC family F-type conjugative pilus assembly protein, which translates to MRKFLIIVFILVSVSLVIAGQYDYPQPEIKYDMENVLKQMKRFQNEYKKNGRKKQPQLVYLYSDSMPASTLRSIFKDAKKIKSIKFTGCVRGFIGKTSADLKKYMRKQVKKAKIDNIPVRMDPFFFKDLKVKRVPALVYAKCTTYPTKCDYKYIIYGDSKLSYLVEQIYNASGNQLVGQVLKELEGQI; encoded by the coding sequence GTGAGAAAATTTCTAATTATAGTTTTTATATTAGTTTCAGTAAGCCTAGTTATTGCAGGACAATACGATTATCCCCAACCGGAAATTAAATATGATATGGAAAACGTCTTGAAACAAATGAAAAGATTCCAAAATGAGTATAAAAAGAATGGGCGAAAAAAACAGCCACAGCTTGTATATTTATATTCAGACAGTATGCCGGCAAGTACCTTGCGGAGCATTTTTAAAGATGCCAAAAAAATTAAATCAATCAAGTTTACAGGATGTGTGCGAGGCTTTATCGGCAAAACTTCAGCGGATTTGAAAAAATACATGAGAAAACAAGTAAAAAAAGCAAAGATTGATAATATACCTGTCAGAATGGACCCGTTCTTTTTTAAGGATTTGAAGGTAAAGAGAGTACCCGCTCTTGTTTATGCAAAATGTACTACCTACCCTACAAAATGTGATTATAAGTATATAATTTACGGCGACAGCAAACTCTCATACCTTGTTGAGCAAATCTATAATGCATCCGGAAACCAATTAGTAGGGCAAGTTTTAAAAGAGCTGGAGGGGCAAATATAA
- the traF gene encoding conjugal transfer protein TraF, whose product MRIPMILALILFVTTQVFANDPTSGWHWYEEPIKEKKHETKQEKKPEPKTTMKQIKPPESKKKKTQNASKKQYNTSVKNFKFPLTEEAKRIPVLANWLRNPTEENAVKWLAWQAKYFEHNGRISRSLRNAYLDHGDKVYRLEGMPEQPVGSAIASRKEDEVYKKVFNSVADEVGIFFFYKKGCEFCEAEIRPLNNFIKKYDFNVLGVVSSPKYVIKGLPFKTKVSPGVFFKYEITSVPTIAAFYSKENDMQVIAKGYTPTSQIELNLRAFLLKHNLITKEKFINLWRAEDTLVLNKVLNKRGVMPQQIKSPSNLNIQGLAGGLSYVQ is encoded by the coding sequence ATGCGTATCCCTATGATTTTAGCACTTATCTTGTTTGTTACCACACAAGTTTTTGCCAATGATCCAACATCAGGGTGGCATTGGTATGAAGAACCAATAAAAGAAAAAAAACATGAAACAAAACAAGAAAAGAAACCCGAGCCCAAAACAACGATGAAACAAATAAAACCACCAGAATCAAAAAAGAAAAAAACTCAAAATGCTTCAAAAAAACAATACAACACTTCCGTTAAGAACTTTAAGTTTCCGCTAACAGAAGAAGCAAAAAGAATACCGGTTTTGGCAAACTGGCTGAGAAACCCTACTGAAGAAAATGCTGTAAAATGGCTTGCATGGCAAGCAAAATATTTTGAACATAACGGTAGAATATCCAGAAGTTTAAGAAATGCTTATTTGGATCATGGAGATAAAGTCTACCGATTGGAAGGTATGCCTGAACAGCCTGTAGGCTCTGCTATTGCCAGCAGAAAAGAAGATGAAGTTTATAAAAAAGTTTTTAATTCTGTTGCTGATGAAGTCGGTATATTCTTTTTCTACAAAAAAGGATGCGAATTTTGCGAAGCTGAGATCAGGCCACTCAATAATTTTATTAAAAAATATGATTTCAACGTATTGGGAGTTGTGTCGTCGCCAAAATACGTAATCAAAGGCTTGCCTTTCAAAACAAAAGTATCCCCCGGAGTCTTTTTTAAATATGAAATCACATCTGTACCTACTATTGCCGCTTTTTATTCAAAGGAGAATGATATGCAGGTTATCGCAAAAGGATATACTCCAACCTCTCAAATAGAATTAAATTTAAGAGCATTTCTGCTCAAACATAATCTTATTACCAAAGAAAAATTTATTAACCTTTGGAGAGCTGAGGATACGCTTGTATTAAACAAAGTGCTGAATAAACGAGGTGTTATGCCACAGCAGATAAAAAGTCCAAGCAATTTGAATATACAAGGTCTTGCAGGGGGTTTGAGCTATGTTCAATAA
- a CDS encoding conjugal transfer protein TraG N-terminal domain-containing protein, with the protein MKKLVLALFIILPVPVFAESIYYTYGNAPMIHGAFNAIAMMFNSSSFARAVEVIFVLSFAASVYMSVFSRRFEFLKYMFLSIFILTFFFWDRTTLVIEDVTLDQTYVVDDVPYGYAIVGELISGFGHFITDFTDTAFSVPTTEVLFGKNNAIPAELSFSKVGFAGPFKSMKSLSSFELKDAELKSDINEYVSKCLVWDAMGLKNYEMKKLMNNDNLMKNELFPEGFRSRYDVPVNIGGTSTTCSMYFPVYLETRITEHTNNLIGNLYSETKLNPYMDSLSQSLAFFTNKSYDTYNAMVQSALIKTTVKGLANGTFANDRDAYNQFIAEMGIEQYQQKGNILARFGMQVMPIFKNVMEVLMIGVLPIILLFFILPNGWKLVSNYFQSLIWIQLWNPILSIINYVLVMAGIWQNQIANQMAGISNQGLTIGNFAYYTDFIDSYIAVAGYLMLSMPALATVVLMGGRWATGALAHGIALSAYGAAAQGASPQGMEQIQRQGAMSEQMVKWNESGIDRIGMQMNRQAGFGQQYMQESSQAWATTRAMGKMGYTGSQGQQQFFNWQSEVSQAQRMQDLTSQEMTMKEMSSGGGMWGGVLPAAQARSMGNVANMTAELESPQKTLGAMYEARNTLSTYEAEAANQGNVDLAAKYDRMGDMLNSQISKYDANQDGKVDSDMIQEMKNDIATFNQTRSNTESLGFMQGAEEFDNPSAQAMLMASMQSSGGLRQALETSAEYASKDYSDAINIGSANAAETQARADAMLDKWGSYDNIERAKYSAGILAESKLAGQIEGWDTDGDGKIDSPEAEQGIQRFAAMSTYMDKSEAQQFWDTFEDDPNKAMEALNMKYGQRFEAEKAFAEVAEERGLSAERLGGIMANEEIFQMEYNEGKNALIQDMARVLGMSEAALRGSDPELTAISGYAGNLYDRVRSGEITPSQAAEELKLTGMGRIGASLAGGSRGDLSFMSGNSIGATISDGVGDHVKNAAKFVATHDFKQDVQQLQNDIKSEINRFKENGFDGLKITPSNTVDKTKESLPGQSLDENNPNHQRYLEVNSRTNKNPLSQYQTNNVPWKLGL; encoded by the coding sequence GTGAAAAAGTTAGTATTAGCTTTGTTTATCATATTACCTGTGCCGGTTTTTGCTGAAAGTATTTATTACACTTACGGCAATGCACCCATGATACACGGAGCTTTTAATGCGATAGCCATGATGTTTAACAGCTCAAGTTTTGCCAGAGCTGTAGAAGTAATCTTTGTATTAAGCTTTGCAGCTTCTGTCTATATGAGTGTTTTTTCAAGACGTTTTGAGTTTTTAAAATATATGTTTCTCTCTATTTTCATTCTAACATTTTTCTTTTGGGACAGAACTACGCTTGTTATTGAAGATGTAACATTGGATCAAACCTATGTTGTGGATGATGTGCCATACGGATATGCTATTGTAGGAGAACTTATTTCCGGATTCGGGCACTTTATAACAGATTTCACTGACACAGCCTTCAGTGTACCTACGACTGAGGTTCTTTTTGGCAAAAACAACGCCATTCCTGCAGAACTGAGCTTTAGCAAAGTGGGTTTTGCGGGTCCTTTTAAATCTATGAAAAGTTTAAGTTCTTTTGAGCTTAAAGATGCCGAGTTAAAATCTGATATTAATGAATATGTAAGCAAATGTTTAGTTTGGGACGCTATGGGACTTAAAAACTATGAAATGAAAAAACTTATGAACAACGATAATCTTATGAAAAACGAGTTGTTCCCGGAAGGTTTCAGATCGAGGTATGATGTACCTGTAAACATTGGCGGCACATCAACAACTTGTTCGATGTATTTTCCAGTATATCTTGAAACAAGAATAACAGAACATACTAATAATTTAATTGGCAACCTTTATTCAGAAACAAAACTCAACCCATATATGGATTCTCTGTCACAGTCACTCGCATTTTTTACAAACAAAAGTTACGACACTTACAACGCAATGGTGCAATCAGCTTTGATAAAAACAACGGTAAAAGGACTTGCCAACGGTACTTTTGCAAACGACAGGGATGCTTATAATCAGTTTATAGCAGAGATGGGCATCGAACAGTATCAGCAGAAAGGCAATATTTTAGCAAGATTCGGGATGCAGGTTATGCCAATCTTTAAGAATGTTATGGAAGTTTTAATGATAGGCGTATTACCCATAATACTTCTATTTTTTATTCTGCCTAATGGGTGGAAACTTGTTTCAAATTATTTTCAATCGTTAATATGGATACAGCTTTGGAATCCTATATTATCTATTATAAATTATGTGCTTGTCATGGCAGGAATCTGGCAAAATCAGATTGCAAACCAAATGGCAGGAATTAGCAATCAGGGATTAACAATAGGCAATTTTGCTTATTATACCGATTTTATAGACAGCTACATTGCAGTTGCGGGATATTTGATGCTCAGTATGCCCGCTTTGGCTACTGTTGTTCTCATGGGCGGACGTTGGGCCACAGGAGCATTGGCTCATGGAATAGCTCTAAGTGCATATGGTGCGGCAGCTCAGGGAGCAAGTCCGCAAGGAATGGAGCAAATTCAGCGACAAGGGGCAATGTCTGAACAAATGGTAAAATGGAATGAAAGTGGCATCGACCGCATCGGTATGCAGATGAATAGGCAAGCAGGTTTCGGACAACAATACATGCAGGAGTCCTCACAAGCCTGGGCTACAACAAGAGCCATGGGTAAAATGGGATATACAGGTTCGCAGGGACAACAACAGTTTTTTAATTGGCAGTCTGAAGTAAGCCAAGCACAACGTATGCAGGATTTGACTTCTCAGGAAATGACAATGAAAGAAATGAGTTCAGGTGGTGGCATGTGGGGCGGTGTATTACCTGCCGCTCAGGCAAGGTCAATGGGTAATGTCGCCAATATGACAGCAGAGCTTGAAAGCCCGCAAAAAACTTTAGGTGCTATGTATGAAGCAAGAAATACATTATCTACATATGAAGCTGAGGCAGCTAATCAAGGCAATGTTGATTTAGCTGCAAAATATGATCGAATGGGAGATATGCTTAATAGCCAAATTTCAAAATATGACGCTAATCAAGACGGCAAAGTGGATTCTGATATGATACAGGAAATGAAGAACGATATTGCTACCTTTAATCAGACAAGGAGTAATACTGAATCACTCGGTTTTATGCAGGGAGCAGAGGAATTTGATAACCCCAGTGCACAAGCAATGTTGATGGCGAGTATGCAGTCATCTGGTGGTCTTAGACAAGCACTTGAAACAAGTGCCGAATATGCTTCTAAAGATTATTCAGATGCTATTAATATAGGTTCAGCTAACGCTGCCGAAACTCAAGCAAGAGCCGATGCTATGCTTGATAAATGGGGAAGCTACGATAATATTGAAAGAGCTAAATACAGTGCCGGCATACTTGCAGAAAGCAAACTTGCAGGACAAATTGAAGGTTGGGATACTGATGGTGACGGCAAAATAGACAGCCCTGAGGCAGAGCAAGGTATTCAACGATTCGCTGCTATGTCCACTTACATGGATAAATCAGAAGCACAGCAATTCTGGGATACTTTTGAGGATGATCCAAATAAGGCTATGGAAGCTCTCAATATGAAATATGGGCAGAGATTTGAAGCAGAGAAAGCTTTTGCAGAAGTAGCAGAAGAGCGTGGCTTGAGTGCTGAAAGACTTGGTGGAATCATGGCCAATGAAGAAATATTCCAGATGGAATACAATGAAGGAAAGAATGCATTGATACAGGACATGGCAAGAGTACTTGGTATGAGCGAGGCAGCCTTGCGAGGTTCTGACCCAGAACTCACTGCTATTAGTGGGTATGCGGGTAACTTATACGATAGAGTTAGAAGTGGAGAAATAACACCAAGCCAAGCTGCTGAAGAATTAAAACTTACTGGCATGGGAAGAATCGGTGCCTCACTTGCTGGGGGTAGTCGAGGTGATTTGAGTTTTATGTCAGGGAATTCAATTGGTGCTACTATTAGTGATGGAGTTGGTGATCATGTGAAGAATGCTGCTAAATTTGTGGCAACGCATGATTTCAAACAGGATGTGCAACAACTCCAAAATGATATTAAAAGTGAAATTAATCGTTTTAAAGAAAATGGTTTTGATGGGCTTAAAATAACTCCGAGCAATACAGTCGATAAAACTAAAGAAAGTTTGCCTGGACAAAGTCTTGACGAAAATAATCCAAACCATCAAAGATATTTAGAAGTTAACTCTCGTACTAATAAAAATCCTTTGAGTCAGTATCAAACAAACAATGTGCCTTGGAAACTTGGACTTTGA